One Candidatus Methylomirabilis lanthanidiphila DNA window includes the following coding sequences:
- a CDS encoding semialdehyde dehydrogenase — protein sequence MTERTFTVAVAGATGAVGETMLRLLEERNFPVRRLRLLASERSAGTSLTFRGEEIKVERLSETSFQGVEIALFSAGATRSQEFAPAAVKAGAVVIDNSSAFRMDPHIPLIVPEINPDALAGYRARGIIANPNCTTIVMVMPLKPLHDYGRIRRVIATSYQAVSGAGAKGIEELRRQTLAWASGKPIEISAFPKQIAFNVIPHIDVFQPNGYTKEELKLVFETRKILGDESIGVSPTTVRVPVFTAHSVAINVETERRIEVDKAKELLSTMPGLVVFDEPEAGRYPVPLLAAGKDECFVGRIRADLSNDHAINLWVVGDQLRKGAALNAIQIAELLIDRYL from the coding sequence ATGACGGAGCGGACATTCACGGTAGCGGTTGCCGGGGCCACCGGCGCGGTCGGAGAAACGATGCTTCGACTGCTGGAAGAGCGGAACTTCCCCGTCCGACGTCTGAGGCTCCTGGCCTCCGAGCGCTCCGCCGGAACGAGCCTGACGTTTCGTGGAGAGGAGATCAAGGTCGAGCGGCTGAGCGAGACGTCGTTTCAGGGGGTTGAGATTGCGCTCTTTTCGGCCGGGGCCACCCGCAGTCAGGAGTTCGCTCCGGCAGCCGTCAAGGCCGGCGCAGTCGTCATCGATAACAGCTCAGCATTCCGGATGGACCCGCATATCCCGCTTATCGTTCCTGAGATCAACCCGGACGCGCTTGCCGGGTATCGAGCTCGCGGCATCATCGCCAACCCCAACTGCACGACGATTGTCATGGTAATGCCGCTCAAGCCGCTGCACGACTATGGCCGGATCAGGCGGGTCATTGCCACGAGCTATCAGGCGGTGTCCGGAGCGGGAGCGAAAGGGATCGAGGAGCTGAGGCGGCAAACCCTCGCGTGGGCTTCCGGTAAGCCGATCGAGATCAGCGCCTTCCCCAAGCAGATTGCGTTCAACGTCATTCCTCACATCGACGTCTTTCAGCCGAACGGCTACACAAAAGAAGAACTGAAACTGGTCTTCGAGACCCGGAAGATCCTGGGAGACGAATCGATCGGCGTCTCGCCGACGACGGTACGCGTCCCCGTCTTTACCGCTCATTCCGTCGCCATCAACGTCGAGACGGAGCGGAGGATCGAGGTGGACAAGGCGAAGGAGCTGCTGTCGACGATGCCGGGACTCGTCGTGTTTGATGAGCCTGAAGCCGGCCGCTACCCGGTGCCGCTTCTCGCGGCCGGCAAGGACGAGTGCTTTGTGGGCAGGATCAGAGCGGATCTTTCGAACGATCATGCGATCAACCTCTGGGTGGTGGGAGACCAGCTTCGAAAAGGGGCGGCCCTGAACGCCATTCAGATTGCTGAGCTGTTAATTGATCGATATTTGTGA
- a CDS encoding 2-isopropylmalate synthase — MGKRILIFDTTLRDGEQAPGCSMNTREKLEMARQLARLKVDVIEAGFAIASEDDFEAVKTIAQNLRGGPIIASLCRTRDLDIDRAWEALQYADRARIHIFIATSEIHITYKLKSTQEEVLQAAVAAVKHARRYTDDIEFSPEDAHRSEQDYLCKVVEEVIKAGATTINIPDTVGYGLPWEFGTRIKDLFDRVPNIDKAVISCHCHNDLGLAVANSLEAVRNGAGQVECTINGIGERAGNASLEEIVMALRTRKDLLDFDTGINTEEIYRSSKLLTSIIGIPVQPNKAIVGANAFAHEAGVHQHGMLQKPLTYEIMTPESVGVPRSRLVLGKHSGRHAFKKRLEELGVILSEDAVNRAFVRFKIVADKKKEVFDDDLLAIVEEEALAAGETYTLDHLQFTSGTNLVPTATVRLKRDNEVYQESGWGDGPVDAAYKAIDQITKVQGRLADYSIRAITGGKDALGEVVVKLEVNGHTVIGKGASTDVIEASVRAYLNAVNKIVGAQRPPKDAAAPRGL, encoded by the coding sequence ATGGGTAAGCGAATTCTGATCTTCGATACGACGCTTCGGGATGGTGAACAGGCGCCGGGTTGCAGCATGAATACCCGGGAGAAGCTGGAAATGGCCCGGCAACTGGCTCGTCTGAAGGTGGACGTCATTGAGGCGGGCTTCGCCATCGCCTCCGAAGATGACTTTGAGGCGGTCAAGACGATTGCCCAGAATCTGAGAGGCGGGCCGATCATCGCCAGCCTCTGCCGGACCCGGGATCTCGACATTGACCGAGCGTGGGAGGCGTTGCAATATGCCGATCGCGCGAGGATCCACATCTTTATTGCGACCTCTGAGATTCATATTACCTACAAGCTCAAATCGACGCAGGAGGAGGTCCTGCAGGCTGCCGTTGCAGCGGTGAAACATGCCAGACGCTATACCGACGATATCGAGTTCTCGCCGGAGGACGCCCATCGAAGCGAGCAGGATTATCTCTGCAAGGTCGTTGAGGAGGTGATCAAGGCGGGGGCCACAACCATCAACATTCCCGATACGGTCGGGTATGGCCTTCCCTGGGAGTTTGGAACTCGGATCAAGGATCTGTTTGATCGTGTGCCCAACATCGATAAGGCGGTGATTAGCTGCCACTGTCACAACGATCTCGGGCTGGCGGTCGCCAACTCGCTGGAGGCGGTCAGGAATGGGGCCGGACAGGTCGAGTGCACCATCAACGGAATCGGCGAGCGCGCCGGTAACGCCTCCCTGGAAGAGATCGTGATGGCGCTGCGGACGCGAAAAGACCTGCTCGACTTCGACACCGGCATCAACACGGAGGAGATCTATCGATCCAGCAAGCTCTTGACCAGCATCATCGGCATCCCCGTCCAGCCGAACAAGGCCATCGTCGGCGCGAACGCCTTCGCCCACGAGGCCGGCGTCCACCAACATGGCATGCTGCAAAAGCCGCTGACCTATGAGATTATGACCCCGGAATCGGTGGGGGTTCCTCGGAGCCGACTGGTCCTGGGCAAGCACTCCGGGCGACACGCCTTCAAGAAACGACTGGAAGAACTGGGTGTGATATTGTCTGAAGATGCCGTCAACCGGGCTTTTGTCCGATTTAAGATCGTCGCCGACAAGAAGAAAGAGGTCTTTGACGACGACCTGCTGGCCATTGTCGAGGAAGAAGCTCTGGCGGCCGGCGAGACCTACACCCTGGATCATCTGCAGTTTACCAGCGGGACGAACCTTGTTCCTACGGCTACCGTACGGCTGAAACGCGATAACGAGGTCTACCAGGAGTCCGGCTGGGGGGATGGCCCGGTGGACGCGGCCTACAAGGCGATCGACCAGATCACGAAGGTCCAGGGACGGCTGGCCGATTATTCGATCCGGGCTATCACCGGCGGAAAAGACGCATTGGGCGAGGTGGTCGTGAAGCTGGAGGTCAATGGCCATACTGTGATCGGTAAGGGCGCCTCGACCGATGTGATTGAGGCCAGTGTGCGAGCCTACCTGAACGCCGTCAATAAGATTGTCGGTGCCCAGCGCCCGCCGAAAGATGCGGCTGCGCCGCGGGGACTCTAA
- a CDS encoding CDP-diacylglycerol--serine O-phosphatidyltransferase, protein MKRGRRRRGVYLLPSLLTISGMLCGVYAIVAVHNDDYTRAAVAILVALILDGLDGAVARLTNSQSEFGVQLDSLADLVSFGIAPAILSYAWAMKPYTKMGLLFGSIIPTALFVSSGAFRLARFNVQTQTLDKRYFVGLPIPAAAAVIASFVLFMRESPSLVLFEHELLSDRVTSALMVVIVYAMSFLMVSRLRYRSLKGIEIKKRQPFALLFGLTLVVLIVASAPSLVAFLFFSLYALFGVIRLIPPIQRHLPQPLEHPVGGKDGA, encoded by the coding sequence ATGAAGAGGGGCCGGCGGCGACGAGGGGTCTACCTTCTGCCGAGCCTGCTGACCATCAGCGGCATGCTGTGCGGGGTCTATGCGATCGTTGCCGTCCACAACGATGACTACACCCGTGCGGCCGTCGCCATCCTTGTGGCCCTCATCCTGGATGGCCTCGACGGAGCCGTTGCCCGACTCACCAACAGCCAGAGCGAGTTTGGTGTGCAACTCGATTCATTGGCCGATTTGGTCTCTTTCGGCATCGCGCCCGCGATTCTCTCCTATGCGTGGGCGATGAAACCTTACACGAAGATGGGCTTGCTGTTCGGATCGATTATCCCGACAGCGCTGTTCGTATCGAGTGGCGCCTTCCGGTTGGCGCGCTTCAACGTCCAGACACAGACGCTCGATAAGCGCTATTTTGTCGGTCTCCCGATCCCGGCGGCCGCGGCAGTGATCGCGTCCTTCGTACTGTTCATGCGGGAGTCGCCATCGCTGGTCCTTTTTGAGCATGAGCTGCTATCGGATCGGGTCACCTCCGCGCTTATGGTCGTCATCGTCTACGCGATGTCGTTCCTGATGGTCAGCCGCCTTCGGTACCGCAGTCTGAAAGGGATCGAGATCAAGAAGCGTCAACCCTTCGCGCTTCTGTTCGGTCTGACGCTTGTGGTCTTGATCGTCGCATCAGCGCCGAGCCTGGTAGCCTTTTTGTTCTTCTCCCTGTACGCGTTGTTCGGCGTCATTCGTCTGATTCCGCCGATTCAACGACACCTGCCCCAGCCGCTGGAGCATCCGGTCGGGGGGAAAGATGGAGCGTAG
- a CDS encoding phosphatidylserine decarboxylase, translating into MIPIAREGWPFILPPLSVAVILWIAGWPTTGTITLILAVSVALFFRDPPRDIPKGEGLILSPADGTIVQVTRYIGSELQEPATQISIFLSVLNVHINRAPFPAVVEEVTYKPGAFRIAWQAEASADNEQNLIALKAPEGRLLVKQIAGLIARRIVCRVAPGQKLEAGERIGLIRFGSRVDLIVPTRAELLVKRGDRVYGGTSVIGALR; encoded by the coding sequence ATGATCCCGATTGCACGGGAAGGATGGCCGTTCATCCTGCCACCGCTGAGCGTAGCCGTCATCCTATGGATTGCAGGGTGGCCGACGACCGGTACGATCACATTGATATTGGCCGTGTCGGTGGCGCTGTTTTTCCGTGATCCGCCGCGCGATATTCCGAAGGGCGAGGGGCTGATTCTTTCGCCGGCTGATGGCACCATCGTCCAGGTGACACGATATATAGGCTCGGAGTTGCAAGAACCGGCGACCCAGATCAGCATCTTCCTGTCGGTACTCAATGTGCATATTAACCGCGCCCCATTTCCTGCGGTCGTCGAAGAGGTCACGTACAAACCCGGGGCCTTTCGGATTGCGTGGCAGGCTGAAGCATCTGCCGACAACGAACAGAATCTCATTGCGTTGAAGGCGCCGGAAGGTCGACTACTGGTCAAACAGATTGCCGGCCTTATCGCGAGACGCATCGTCTGTCGCGTCGCTCCCGGGCAAAAACTTGAGGCGGGAGAGCGGATCGGGTTGATCCGTTTCGGATCACGCGTCGATCTTATCGTTCCGACGCGTGCTGAGCTTTTGGTGAAACGCGGCGATCGGGTGTATGGAGGAACCAGTGTGATAGGGGCACTCCGATGA
- a CDS encoding alanyl-tRNA synthetase gives MPQLTGGAIRDRFLRFFERNDHTVVASSSLVPAGDPTLLFTNAGMVPFKGVFLGTDPRPYRRAVSIQKCLRVSGKHNDLENVGRTARHHTFFEMLGNFSFGDYFKEGAIEYGWAFLTRELGLPAGQLWATIYKDDDAAGELWRRLTDLPSDRIVRLGEKDNFWSMGETGPCGPCSELIFDQGPSIGCGRSTCSIECGCDRYLELWNLVFMQYNRDASGTLTPLPKPSIDTGAGLERMAAVCQGVKSNFESDLIRPLIAAVEELSQKRYGADQNDDVSMRVIADHARAVTFALADGVLPGNEGRGYVLRRILRRALRHGRLLGLNEPFLAVVTNKVIDLMADAYPELPATQAHVARLAWIEEDRFGIVLREALPRLHDLIQNIKSQAPVLSSVEGAEQAILPGSKLFELYDTYGVPRDLIDEIAAEQSVRCDWGGFETELRRQREMSRAHLKAFGDVPGVAEVFHNLVGARRTVFLGYERLELEASVVSVIADGKEVDRIGAGHEAEVVLDQTPFYAESGGQVGDTGYLRSDAVLAEVLDTKRPLAGLIVHRVQVKRGEIRSGQRLFASVDADRRSTTVKNHTATHLIHAALRQVLGDHVRQEGSLVASDRLRFDFRHYGPLSSVEITQIEGIVNTHLWANVPVTVDEMRLDEALARGALAFFGDKYGDEVRVVSVADFSVELCGGTHTKATGEIGLLKIAHETGVAAGIRRIEALTGPGAFQHLKHEGEVLRESADRLKSKPLEVPEKVDRLFDSARAFEREIQRLRAKLGAEIAEELLQKATQVAGITVVAGLAERYDQRALRELVDRLRTKIGSGVIVLATSLDGRVGWVAAVTPDLTSRLHAGKLVKELATITGGSGGGRADLAEAGGKNPDELDRALRLVPELVKRFLA, from the coding sequence ATGCCGCAGTTGACAGGCGGAGCAATCCGCGATCGGTTCCTGCGATTCTTTGAACGGAACGACCATACGGTGGTGGCCAGCTCCTCATTGGTTCCCGCCGGTGATCCGACGCTGCTGTTCACCAATGCGGGGATGGTGCCGTTTAAGGGGGTCTTTCTGGGAACGGATCCGCGTCCCTACCGGCGCGCTGTTTCGATTCAGAAGTGTTTGCGCGTCAGCGGGAAGCATAACGACCTGGAGAATGTGGGTCGAACCGCGCGCCACCATACCTTTTTTGAGATGCTCGGAAACTTCTCTTTTGGCGATTACTTTAAGGAAGGCGCCATTGAATATGGCTGGGCGTTCCTGACGCGCGAGTTGGGGCTGCCTGCCGGTCAACTCTGGGCCACCATTTATAAAGACGATGATGCGGCGGGCGAACTCTGGCGAAGGCTGACGGACCTGCCGTCAGATCGGATCGTCCGCCTTGGAGAAAAAGACAATTTCTGGTCCATGGGAGAGACCGGCCCATGCGGGCCGTGCTCCGAATTGATCTTCGACCAGGGTCCCTCGATCGGGTGCGGGCGGTCGACCTGTAGTATTGAATGCGGTTGTGATCGCTATCTGGAGCTGTGGAACCTGGTGTTCATGCAGTATAATCGCGATGCCTCCGGGACTCTTACGCCGCTGCCGAAGCCAAGCATCGATACGGGAGCGGGGTTGGAGCGGATGGCCGCAGTCTGTCAGGGGGTCAAGAGTAATTTTGAGAGCGACCTCATCCGCCCGCTGATCGCCGCAGTAGAGGAGCTATCGCAGAAGCGATATGGGGCGGACCAGAATGATGATGTATCGATGCGGGTCATCGCCGACCACGCAAGAGCGGTCACCTTCGCGTTGGCCGATGGTGTGCTGCCCGGCAACGAGGGCCGTGGCTACGTGCTGCGTCGGATCCTCCGGCGCGCGCTTCGACATGGCCGCCTCCTGGGACTGAATGAGCCGTTTCTGGCCGTTGTCACCAACAAAGTGATCGATCTGATGGCGGACGCCTATCCGGAGCTTCCGGCGACTCAGGCGCATGTCGCGCGCCTGGCTTGGATCGAGGAGGACCGGTTCGGTATTGTGCTGCGCGAGGCGCTCCCTCGACTGCATGATCTGATCCAAAATATCAAGTCTCAGGCGCCTGTCCTGAGCTCAGTCGAAGGGGCGGAACAGGCCATCCTGCCTGGGTCAAAGCTCTTTGAGCTGTACGATACATACGGCGTACCGCGCGACCTGATCGATGAGATCGCTGCTGAGCAGTCGGTCAGATGCGATTGGGGCGGGTTCGAGACAGAGCTGAGACGCCAGCGCGAGATGTCGCGAGCGCACCTCAAGGCGTTTGGAGACGTTCCGGGAGTTGCCGAAGTCTTCCATAACCTTGTCGGCGCGAGGCGAACCGTGTTTCTGGGCTATGAGCGCCTCGAGCTCGAGGCATCGGTGGTTTCAGTTATCGCGGACGGGAAAGAGGTTGATCGTATCGGCGCGGGACACGAGGCCGAGGTCGTCCTCGACCAGACCCCCTTCTATGCGGAATCAGGTGGGCAGGTGGGGGATACCGGATACCTCCGAAGTGACGCCGTTCTCGCGGAGGTCCTGGATACGAAACGCCCGTTGGCCGGATTGATTGTTCACCGAGTTCAGGTGAAGCGGGGCGAGATCAGAAGTGGGCAGCGGCTCTTTGCCTCGGTTGATGCGGATCGGCGCAGCACAACGGTCAAAAATCACACCGCCACACACCTCATCCACGCGGCGCTCCGCCAGGTCCTCGGAGATCATGTGCGGCAGGAGGGCTCGCTGGTGGCGTCGGACCGCTTGCGCTTTGACTTCCGGCACTACGGGCCCTTGAGTTCCGTGGAGATCACGCAGATCGAGGGAATCGTCAATACACACCTCTGGGCCAACGTGCCGGTGACGGTCGACGAGATGCGTCTTGATGAGGCGTTGGCAAGAGGCGCGCTGGCGTTCTTCGGCGACAAGTACGGGGATGAGGTGCGTGTGGTGAGCGTCGCCGACTTCAGTGTCGAGCTGTGTGGAGGAACCCACACCAAGGCGACGGGGGAGATCGGTCTGTTGAAGATTGCGCATGAGACAGGCGTCGCCGCCGGGATACGGCGAATCGAGGCCTTGACGGGGCCGGGCGCCTTTCAGCACCTCAAGCATGAGGGGGAGGTGTTGCGGGAATCGGCCGACCGGCTGAAGAGTAAGCCGCTTGAGGTGCCGGAAAAGGTAGACCGCCTCTTCGACTCGGCCCGCGCCTTCGAGCGGGAGATCCAGCGGCTGCGCGCCAAGCTGGGCGCAGAAATCGCGGAAGAGCTGCTGCAGAAGGCGACCCAAGTCGCTGGTATTACGGTAGTGGCTGGGCTGGCCGAGCGATACGATCAGCGGGCGCTACGCGAACTTGTCGATCGACTGAGGACGAAGATCGGCAGCGGTGTCATTGTCCTGGCAACGTCTCTGGATGGACGGGTAGGCTGGGTGGCGGCTGTCACGCCGGACCTGACCTCGCGTCTGCACGCCGGCAAGTTAGTGAAAGAACTGGCTACTATCACCGGTGGGAGCGGAGGCGGCCGGGCTGATCTCGCTGAAGCCGGCGGAAAGAATCCCGATGAGTTGGATCGCGCGCTCCGACTGGTCCCGGAACTGGTCAAGCGTTTTCTTGCATGA
- the recX gene encoding Regulatory protein RecX has product MTSRDLDRSALGLRTKGKPSRTQAALRPRSSEAAYKAGIRLLTARDRTGAELTRLLAARGFASAESRVAVERLTQEGYLNDRRFASAWAMGRVRTKPMGSYRLIRELEIKGIEAPLVREVLEEVYEDGEEPIARRAMASKLSALGRGQSSKRTVQVARYLHRRGFSAEIIHRLLREEQQGEWDA; this is encoded by the coding sequence TTGACGTCTCGCGACCTGGATAGATCAGCCTTGGGCCTCAGAACGAAAGGAAAGCCCTCGCGAACGCAAGCCGCACTGAGGCCGAGATCGTCTGAGGCGGCGTATAAGGCGGGTATACGCCTCCTCACTGCTCGCGACAGGACGGGCGCTGAGTTGACTCGCCTGCTGGCGGCCAGGGGCTTTGCTTCAGCGGAGTCGCGGGTCGCGGTCGAGCGGCTGACACAGGAAGGATACCTGAACGACCGGCGATTTGCGAGTGCCTGGGCCATGGGCCGCGTACGGACAAAGCCGATGGGCTCATATCGGCTGATCAGGGAACTCGAAATAAAGGGGATAGAGGCACCGCTGGTACGCGAGGTCCTGGAAGAGGTTTACGAAGATGGAGAAGAGCCGATAGCCCGCCGCGCGATGGCAAGTAAGCTTTCCGCGCTTGGGCGGGGGCAATCTTCAAAACGAACCGTTCAGGTCGCGCGGTATCTGCACCGACGAGGATTCTCGGCCGAAATAATCCATCGGCTGCTTCGCGAGGAGCAACAGGGAGAGTGGGACGCATAA
- a CDS encoding recombinase RecA — protein sequence MAERTAERGDGKERERALDLAIAQIEKLYGKGSIMRMGSSGALVPIAAISTGSLELDAALGVGGVPRGRVIEIFGPESSGKTTLALHIIAEAQRVGGSAAFVDAEHALDAGYARSLGVRIDDVLISQPDTGEQALEITEVLVRSGAVDVVVIDSVAALVPRAEIDGEMGEPTMGLQARLMSQALRKLTAAISKSKTCVIFINQLREKIGVMFGNPETTTGGRALKFYSSVRLDIRRISSIKDGENVVGARVKVKVVKNKVAPPFKEAEFDLIYGEGISRTGGLLDLGVEHKIIEKSGSWFSYAGERIGQGRENAKRFLQENGALCNEIEGKVRAALGLTGAVETEMASQAR from the coding sequence ATGGCGGAGAGGACAGCGGAACGGGGAGACGGAAAAGAGCGGGAACGCGCGCTGGATCTTGCGATTGCCCAGATTGAAAAGTTGTACGGCAAAGGCTCCATCATGAGGATGGGTAGCTCCGGCGCCCTCGTGCCCATTGCAGCGATTTCTACCGGCTCGCTGGAGTTGGACGCGGCACTGGGAGTAGGGGGGGTACCGCGGGGCCGCGTCATCGAGATCTTCGGGCCGGAATCGTCCGGGAAGACGACATTGGCCCTGCATATTATCGCTGAAGCTCAGCGGGTAGGCGGCTCTGCCGCGTTTGTCGATGCCGAGCACGCGCTTGATGCCGGCTATGCGCGGTCTCTCGGGGTGCGGATCGATGACGTCCTGATCTCTCAGCCGGATACGGGGGAGCAGGCCTTGGAGATCACCGAGGTCCTGGTTCGGAGCGGGGCTGTTGATGTCGTGGTGATCGACTCGGTGGCTGCCCTCGTGCCTCGGGCTGAGATCGACGGCGAGATGGGGGAACCCACGATGGGCCTTCAGGCCAGGCTGATGTCTCAGGCGCTCAGGAAGCTCACGGCAGCGATCAGTAAGTCGAAGACCTGTGTCATCTTCATCAATCAACTCCGAGAGAAGATCGGGGTCATGTTCGGCAATCCTGAGACCACGACCGGCGGCCGGGCCCTGAAGTTTTACTCGTCGGTTCGGCTTGACATCCGGAGGATCTCAAGCATCAAGGACGGGGAGAATGTGGTGGGGGCGCGCGTGAAGGTCAAAGTGGTCAAGAATAAGGTGGCCCCCCCCTTCAAAGAAGCGGAGTTCGATCTGATCTACGGTGAGGGAATCTCCAGGACCGGAGGTCTGTTGGATCTTGGCGTCGAGCACAAGATTATCGAAAAGAGCGGCTCCTGGTTCTCCTACGCCGGGGAGCGGATCGGCCAGGGACGGGAAAATGCGAAGCGCTTCTTGCAGGAGAACGGCGCTCTCTGTAACGAGATTGAAGGAAAGGTGCGCGCGGCTCTGGGGTTAACCGGCGCGGTCGAGACGGAAATGGCGTCGCAGGCGCGTTGA
- a CDS encoding LuxR family two component transcriptional regulator, translating into MRQPGTASDQEKLIRRLNEAEVEANMISNRWVYDNSVCKRHGLTRREVEVLTWVAGGKSNTEIGLILGTSPRTVGKHLEHIFEKLGVETRTAAAVRALALTSSQ; encoded by the coding sequence ATGCGACAACCGGGAACGGCCAGCGATCAAGAGAAACTCATCCGGCGATTAAATGAGGCGGAGGTAGAGGCCAACATGATCAGCAATAGATGGGTCTACGACAACAGCGTCTGCAAGCGCCACGGTCTGACGCGCCGGGAAGTGGAGGTGCTCACTTGGGTCGCCGGCGGAAAGAGCAATACCGAAATCGGACTGATTCTCGGGACAAGCCCACGAACTGTCGGGAAGCATTTGGAACATATTTTCGAGAAATTGGGGGTGGAAACGCGCACGGCGGCCGCCGTGCGCGCACTCGCCCTCACCTCTTCTCAATAG